The DNA region TCCGTAAATTTGcttcttctggacatttcatataaatagaatcatataatatgtggtttttgcttctagcttctttcacttaacataatgtttagGTTTGCAAGGCTCATCCCTCTGGTAGTATTtaccagtacttcattcctttttattgcttaaaatattccattgtatggatataccacattttatttatgctttcatcatttgatgggcatttggattgtttccactttttggctactatgaacaATGGTGCTATAGACCATAACATTtgtaaaaacatttacaaatatttgggAGGATCAGTGGAAAAAAATTAGTAGGATTTCTGAAACCTAGATGTTACAGTAGCTTTTGTAGTAATTCTATACTTATTAAAGGAGATTTAACTAAAATTCCTTGAACCTTAAACACTcaatgattttgtattttatctttttcaagtGTTTGGCCTAAGATCTAAGTCCTGTAGCAGAAGAAACATTAAATCATTAGAACTATAAGTTATACATTGCAGCTAGGAAGTGCACTCAATATTGTAATCCATTTTAACCttaaatctttgtattttttaacttagTTTACTCTGCAGTTTGGAGAATACTTTAAAACTCAATTTTACATGATCCTCTTTGAAGAAAAGATACTCTCCAATGTACCAAGTGATAAAAATtctaataacaaacaaaaaaataatctgaaaattctGGAGTACTGaggaaacattttcatatttcctcCCTGTTTTTTGTCTATTTCTGACAGGGAATAGACAATTTCTAAAATCTTATCATTTGTTACTGCAACCTAAAATCCAtcttgcggggcgcctgggtggctcagtcggttaagcctctgccttctgctcaggtcatgatcccaggggtcttcctgctcagcacggagtctgcttctccctctgcccttccccctgcttgtgctccctctccctctctctcaaataaataaataaaatcttaaaaaaatacaattcatcTTGCTTCCCCTTTATAATAAAGGCGATCTTTAAAGAGGATTTGAGAAAATCCTAGTTGACCATTTTGACACGCTTGAAAGCTGGAGCAAACATCTTTTGACCACTCttttgggatttgtttttttcattcgCGGTCGTGGGAGGGAAGCTTCGAGTGAAAAATCTGGTAACTAGTTAGCAATTTGGTACCTACTagtcaaaatggaaatgattctGATGCCAACGGCGAAtaacatacagaaatatatatatccagaaaCTGTTCTAAGAAATTCCGTATTTGGCGAGAGACTGCTACACGTGGGAAAACTTAAAACCAAGAAAGTGATCCTTCACCAATTCGGACTCACGCCCCCAACCTTGCCCGTGATGCAGGGCTTTCTTGTTTGTCTCCTTGGAAACCGCAGCCTGACAGGTCCTCTGCCTATTCCAGGAAGAGCGCCAGGAGGGGCAGGTGTTCTCAGGTTGTCGTCTGCGCCTGCGCTGGTCCACCGCGCGCTCGTAGTAAGAGAGGCCCGGATGGAGGACGTGGAGGCGCGCCGTTGCTATGGCAGCCGGGTTCTCTCCGCCGTGGGAGCAGGTGCTGGGGTCTCCTTCGCCTCACTGTCAGAGcttagaaagaggaagagaggagaactTCCCCGGCCATCTCTGTGACCCCAGCCGCTGCATCTTACACAGGCAGGAGGggatacagagggagagaagggaaggatggTGTGGAGATACTTATGGTGGGAGAGAGGATACGGGGGTAAAACGTGTGGGACAACTGGGAGGAAAGGTGGTTAGAAGAGAGGAAGAGCCTTTCTCTTGGCGCCTAATCCTGCCGAGTACGGGTTCCACGGAACCTGCGGGGATGTCTGGCAACACCTTGCTTGGTTTGTACGAGGGAAAACCCGTCTGAGTGTAGCTTAGTCTCTcatttgtatcattttctttcccctctcaaaGTTCTCATCCCTGGGAGAAAAAAGTCACTCCTGAAGTGGTAGCTTCCATGAAGAGGCTCAGGTATTCATTTAGTTGATGGTACCTGGGGACCCTGGATACAAATTAAAGTTATCACCTAATGTGTGTAACATATCATTGTCATACTTTGTGACGGagtatgaatttaaaatttttttactcaTAGGATTTCGGTTTGGAAAAATGCAGCAAGAAGAATGGGCCAGATGGTCTCATGATGCTATTAAGGGTTAGCTTTTGCTTTAGtacttattttgtattaaaaCAGGTTCtctttgagtttgtttgtttttttaattctcttagaTTTTAAACAAGCCTATGTTCAAAAGACTACGAGATAAGACTGGAGTCAAGGAATTAGATTAAACTATTTTCAAATGTCTGAATCCTGAAAGAAAGTTGTCAAAAGTGTATAAATACAGACTCGGCTTAGACTCACACTAAAAGATCTGCAGTCACATACCCGCATGGGATTTAACAGACACCCAGGGGGAAGGAATTAATTTGTCTTTTACTACAGTTAACCTATTAAGAGGGTGGTTCTGATCTAAGCCACTTACATAGATTTTTACTGATGATAAACATTGAAATTTAAATGTGTGAAACTCACAGGAATAAGTGTTAGGTGATTCATTTTGTGTAAGATATATTTTTGTTCCAGCATGATGACTGTGTACCATATGGCCAGTACCCTGGGGATGATGATTAAAAGAACTGAAGGGGATTGAATATCCTGTGACGCATTTGAAAAAGGCTTAAGGGACTTGGTAACAAGAGTTTATGATTTATGTTCTTTGTTTACTTGGCAACCAGCCATGAGGTTTTTGAAGGTACAGGAGAAGGCGGCAGTACAAATTTAATGCATTTACTTCTCAGAGTCACTGCAGCtgaggcttttcttctttttaattatggCATAATTGTATGATTTAATAACACCTAATATGTTTGAtttgtaatcattttatttttatttattatgctgATATTTTGGCGTTAAATTTGAGTTTTCACATGGGTGAGAGTCTTTGTAAATAATAAGGCGTAGCTAACAAAAGTCCTCAGGCAACTATTTGTTTACAAATTCAGAACTATgtttatcaaaaaaattaaaggagaacaCTGAAGAGTTCCATAGAAATCTTATTCTAATAATTAGTTATGTAACCTTAACATCTTAGAATTATAAATTCCAGGATCCCTGGTCTGAAAAGAAAGCTGATTATCCTAAGGCACTTGtgactgtgaaaaacagtattatttatGTAAGTATTTTGGATCACAATGAGTTTTAGTTTGTACTACATCATCCGTGGTGCCCTTACATTTAATTAGTAGTTAGACATAACAGTTGATGTGATTTAGCCTGTCTTGCAGCTAGGCAGTGGTAAATAAACTCACTCTGTAGTATTGATTTGGTTTCTCTAGGTTACCTCAAAGTATTATTGCTCTCAAACTTTGCTTTACAAAGTTTTGAAACCTTACTTTGAGTTCTTTAAGAAAGTACATTTTGTATTCTTAGTATACAAGACATAAATATCTAGAAGGAATTATAATCCAACTAATACATTGGAAATAGTTATAATTATTCAGTTGAATAATTAGGTTGAATGATTAACATTCGTGTACATAAAACTAACTTTGTCTTGAGTGGAGGAAGGGTACCAATACCAAGCACTATTCTGAGAAAAGATGACATTTAAGTGAACCAGATAAGAATTTTTTAAGTCTTGGATTTAATTATTCAGGCACTGATCATTTGTTTTAGATTAAGCTTATCATGATACTATGCATTCCTTTTAAATTCTCTTGCTTTTCATGAGTTGGCAGTTATTTGCTAATTTGCAGcttataaaaagtttaaaataaatcttaagggtCCTCTAGCTCAACAGTTTTGCTCTAAGGCTCTTTGTGTTGACAAGGAATGCAACACTTCTAATAGGCAGCTCACTTCATTTCAGGACaagtttaaaatctaaattctgttttatttttatttttttcattttattattattttttaaaagattttatttatttatttgagagagagagagcaagcacgagtggggtgaggggcagagggagaggcagactccccactgaacagggagcctgatgtggggcttgatcctgggagtccaggatcatgacctgagccaaaggcagactcccaaccaactgagctacccaggtgccccattttattattttttaaaaagactttatttatttatttaagagagaaaaaaagagagaaagcatgagcatggggagggagggagaagcagactccctgctgagcagggagcctgtagcggggctggatcccaggaccttgagatcatgacctgagctgaaggcagacgcttaaccgactgagccacccaggcgcccctgtaaattctgttttaaattgcCAAAATTTGTCCCTGGGTTTCCAGCCTTTAACAGTAGTTTTACCATTTGAAGGTATCCTCCTTTACCTAGCAGCCATTTAAATAATgtaaagcagggcgcctgggtggctcagtctgttaagcatctgcctttggcttgggtcctgatctcagggtcctgggatggaggcccacattgggctccctgctcagtggggagtctgcttcttccctctccctctccctctgtgctctctctatttctctctctctctctcaaataaatagaatcttaaaaaaaataatttaaagcagtTATCTTCTTTAGGATAATATTCCCAGGGTTTTCAGGTATTCCGCAGAGTCTGGTTCTAAGGTATTTTACTCTCATagcctcccttcttcccttctttctcttttatcccCCATTCTCCTGGTTTGCTAGCCTCTGAATGTGTTCAAGCTTGTCTTTTGACCTTTAAATTGTAGCACAGGAAACTGGATACAGTGCTTCCCACTTTCTGTATGTCTCACCCATAGCCTTAGCCTggagtttatttacattttaggtGTCCTCATCATTCTTTTAACTCATTTGAACCTTCTGTTCACTAAAACCTGTTACAATGTTTTTCATACACAGTAGTGAAAAGCCTCATCTCTTTACTTAGCTAGTGCTTGTGCAGCTAGTGGAAAGATGTTCTCCCACATGCTTTCACTATTATTTGATGGTGaacaatggaaggaaaataatgtatatCTCCCTTGGCACCAGGTTAGGTAGTCTAGCCACAGGTTTGCGGATAGTACAGTGAAGCCAATGGCCAAAACAAAGTTTGTGGATAATTTATTAATTCAGACAAAATATCTCTCATTTTCCATCCTAAATAATGTGTTCTTGACATCTGTACTTTCTGCCTCCAAAAAAGGTTTTAGGTAACTTATTCTTGGTGTAGGAGCAAGAGAAGGCTCTGAGGTATAGAAACAGGTATACAAATAGGGTCCCAGGTGTTTGAGACCCTGAAGATGAGATTTCTATAGCTCTTTTGAGACTGAATCTAAAAAACTACACACATTTAGAAAGcattgctcttttgtttttgtttaagttaATGGTGGAAAATGTGCAGattattgctatatatttctaCCTTTGGCTGCTTTTTGACAATTGGATCCACATAAACAATTTTgcctcagccttttttttttaacagataatcTGACGTCAGATTGACCCCTTATCACTCCTTCAAGATTCTTCTTCAGGAACACATTATGTTCAGGCCTCTCTGGACAATTCCATGTACTTCCATGTTTGTTTGCTCtttctcatgtgttctctttGTCTAAAATAACTAATAAACTCTTGTACTCAGTATTCAAAGCCCATCTCAGCTTTCCTTGGTGTTTCCTACTTTAGACTGAgttaattgcttttttattcttcctcccAATGttctatatgtatatctatctatctatctatctatctatctatctatctatctatctatctttattccatgtacatacatttttaacttgtttttatctacattttaaatctatgggttttgtttattctgtACCATACGGGAAATACCTCGAGGGCATAGGCCTATTTTATAATCTTCATAGGAATGTATATAGGAATATTGTAgtgtttaacaaatgtttgtcaaaactgtaatatatatatataaacacacatatatatggtatGCTCAcccacatatacatacacatatacaaacacattaTAGGTACagatttatttgcttcttttgtttgaaaaattatacacaaaaCAATTCTTAGAGCTAGGAACTGACCTCAACTTGTAGATAActttagaattgttttcttaaaaatgactGAATTTATACATCATTTTCACAAACACTTATTAACTTTCATCTGACATCCCTATTTATTTGTCACTGTTTCCAGATAGTTTTAGGCatcacattttgttatttttggtgaaaaataTATCTCATTTAGAATTGAAAACAGTTTGACTTTTGTGGAAATTAGCATTTACAATAGTTGAGAATCAACTTTACTTAGTTGGAAAGCTCTCAGATCACAAATTATAATTATGCCATATAAACTACTAGAAGGATTAAAAAACTGAGGATGGGAATTGATATTCAGGTTTCCTCCATTATTtgaaagtttacttttttaaagaccCACATCAGTACCTGTTTTTGCtcactgaaagaaatctgaagaggatttttgcttttatgaagcAGTAATTGCTTCCTTGCTTTATGCCATTTTAGCTTTTaaaaggtttcataggaatgctctactttcatAGAGCAGAGGAAacctgtatttgtttttatttgagcaTAAAAACGTGAATGAGTGTGACTTACAAGCTGAGTCATCTGCTCTGATCTGGGCAAAGCGTTTCAATGATTGGCAGGGGATGTGGAAAATCCTGCTCTAAGCCTCAGATAATCTTCTTATCCACCTTTTTTTTAGTCTCCTTGTAAATGAGGGTTTCAGGAATGGGGGGGTGGAGATGGTGGTTAAGAGCAGTACATCTAGAAAATGTCTGGCCATTGTTGGTCTCTCTTTTAGGGTATACAGATATATGTTTATTCTGAACATTCCatgttttgtgtttctgtgtgttgattAGCTTATCATATTAATCTCCATACTCCTTACTCCCCCTAAAGGTGACATAACATATAccttatctttttaaatctaGCATTATTCTTTAACAAACggaaaatggatgaaaataaagatatggaCTCAAAAGAAAGTGGAGAATATGAAGAAGACTTTGAAAAGGACCTGGAATGgttaattaatgaaaaagaaaaaagtggtgcCAGCATAATAGAGGTATAAATAAATTGCCAACAGCATTCATAATAATATCATTAACAAAGTGCTTTGTAATTCTTGAAGAGTTTTGCATATATTATGTCATCTAAACCTCACAAAATTCCTTTGATAAAAATAGAACAAGTATCATTATTTCCAccttagagatgagaaaattgaggcataaAGAGTTTATATATTGTGTCCTAAGGTGAGGGCTAATTAGTGAGAAAACAGGGGTTAAGTTagcacttaataaaatttaaattataatgaaaagttataatttatataatataaataaatatgatttattgtaccaaaaataaaaacaagtacagTTAATTTCTACTTTATATAAACTTGGGTAAAATGGGGttatacttttaatataaatgaaaaggtggttatacttttaatataatggggttatacttttaatataaatgaaaataaagcaaattctCAAAAGACATGGTCTTTCAGCTAATATTTGAAACCTTAAGACTGAATTAGCTCTTTAGGAGAATGAATATAGAGAAGAATGTAGAGTCAAAACAGTCATAGGACTACCTTTAGGAAAAAGTGAATTGCTAGATTTGCTTATCAGACATCTAGCAATGCTGTGCAGATTAGGAAAACGTGGATCCATTAAATATTATCATATACTGTTTATCAGACACATAGAATGGAAATCCAGGAAAATGAACCAATTCCTGGATcacagtttttttctctctttatatttatttatatacatgtatatggtgtgtatgtgtatctgtaCATAatctgtgtgcatatatatgtgtgtgtgtatatatattaatatgtgtatatatgcttatgtatatatgtatgaaattaGAGTCAATATATAGGAAAGTAATGAAGAAAAGATGTAAGACTCATATAAGAATAGGTGACTTTAGAAGGACTAAGAGCTCAGTAATTACACCAGAAGTCAGATTGAAGAAGGTTAAGGAAGAGAgtataagagaaagaagacagcaaGTCTTACATCACAAATTTCTCTTAGTTCCGTTTTGCTTTCTTATGCAATGGAGAGGACAAATGGGATTATATTTGAAAAAGGCAACAGAGTAAAAAGTCAAGATTTTTCTAAGATGGCCTTTAAATGGGAGTTTTATGCAtctttaacagaaaaataatcagaatgAGTACAGGCAGAGATACCCAGAGTGATAAGGTTGAACCAAAGTTTCATTACTGGAGGGGTGTGAGATCCAGAGCAGAGTGCTAGAATTAGAGAAGTGATGATCATGATTCATTGTCTCATTTCTcaattcatttagaaaatattataatcaCCTGCCATGTATCAGAGGCTGTTCTGGGTGCTAGGGataaagcagtgatcaaaacagagTGCTCTCATCAATCTTACCTATTCCAGTGGGTGATTATAAAGCATGTCTTCCTTTGAGGCTGGCAGGAAAATCggatgacagagaaagagatagggtGAGGGCTGGGGGAAAGTTTCATTGTAAGAAGTGGTAGTTTTATTGCagagggctttttatttttatttattcgactTCTTTTGCAGTgggttttaaaaagtgaaagtcaAAGAATAATTAGGAAACCGATACTGTCGGAATGAACCACAGAGTCAAATATGGCTTAAAAAACCAATTTCAATGCAGAAATCTTAGTTTAATCTTACTTATTTGTTAGACATTTTAATGGGCCAGGTTAATTTGCTTATCAGACATCTAGCAGTGCTGTGCAGGTTAGGAAGAGGTGGCTATCAGAAAAGATGACCTTTGAGCaagtaaaagaggaagagaattttaAGGGGTTGAAGAGAGCAGCAAGTAGTACCTCCCATAGAATTGTTTTAGGAGGAAGAGAGTtgtctgagaaaaagaaaaaaatattgcaagGTAAAGGGTTTGTTTGGTCGGTGAGTATGTTTGTATGTAGGAGAGATGTTAGGTAGGAAGCCTTTAATTAGAAACAGCAGATGTAGCGTAGGGTTTTGTGATGCGATAATATTGGTCTATGTGGAATTGTTCATTGGTTCGTGTGGAattacactgttttaaaaaagatatttatttgagagggagagagagagagagaaaggagttatgcttttttaatgtaaaacCAAATTATATCATGGTGTTTAGCATAGATTATTGGGACCTCTGAGGATAGTTGAGGAAGGAAAATGTCACCCAGAGATGAAAATTAGCCTGGAATTTGGATATAGATCCTACAGAAAGTAGCAGCAATAATAATCTGAAAAGATTATAAGAACCTCAAAATAATTAGAACTTTACCAAAGACTGATGTTGTAATGATTCTGGAGAGAAAGATACTTTTTTGAAGAATACAAATATTATaaggagaaaacattaaaaaaatttttcttctgaaaatttaAAGGGAGGAAAACTTTATAGAGGAAGAATGTTGAAATAATAATGTCTTATTTGTAGTTACCCTTTCATTCATTAgcatgaacatttaaaaaaatattaatatagcaGTTAGCAACATCAAATTCAGATTTAGGGTTAAATTTTTCCCAAAGTGCTGATGTCACATGTATTTCCCTTGGGGTGCTCATAAATGTGAATTAGAATATTAAGagcaaagtataaaataaaaaacatgtacattttcccattcataaaatatattgcatGAATATGAAATTCATTTTGGATCATCTACATATAAGTGGACAAAGAGTCTCAATTTTTACTCAAgaaaacttcatatttttttttagatggctTGTGGGAATGAAGAGAATATTAACCAAGAATTAAAAGacaatgaaacagaaatagaacACACCAAACAACATTCTGATCCTGACAAATCTTCGAAGGATGAGCTTTCACCAAGAAGAAATGACTTCATTTCTGTACCAAGTATCCAACCTTTGGATCCCGTATCAGATTCAGATAGTGAAAACTCTTCCCAGGAATCCAAAGTGGAAAGCCAGAGAGacctggaagaggaagaggatgaggaagTAAGGAGATAtattatggagaaaattatacAAGCCAACAAGATTCTACAGAATCAAGAACCTGTGAATGATAAAAGGGAGCGAAAACTTAAGTTCAAAGATAAATTAGTTGATCTGGAAGTTCCTCCACTGGAAGACACTGATActcacaaaaattattttgaaaatgaaagtagTATGTCAGGAAAACTGTCACAGTTATGTATTTCCAATGAATTTGGACAAGAAAATGTGCTCCTGTCACTAACTGATGGAAACTGTGAAGAAAACAAGGATAGGAAAATACTAGTAGAGAAAGATGGAAAGTTTGAACTTCTGAATTTACAAGACATTGAGAGTCAGGGGTTTTTGCCCCCCATTAATGCTAATAGTACAGAAAATGAACCTCACCAGTTGTCACCCAGATCTTCCAACTCAAATGTCAATGGGGCTAAGAAAGAAGAGCCTATAGCAAAGATTCATGCTATTGCTTACTCATCAACAGAAGAGCCACTGGCTTATATCCCTCAGCCGCCACCCAACCCCAAGACTCGTCCAAGCTCTGCTGTCAACTCGGATCGAAGTAAGGGGAATAGAAAAGCTAATCACAGGACACAGTCTGCAAATATATCTGCAGTGACCTCAACATATAGTCTTTCCCCTCGACAGAAAGAACTGCAAACACGGctagaacaaaagagagaaaagctaaAGAGAGAGGTGAGAACATAAGGGTGCATCATATTAAAAgcagaatatattttcatgttttagaaaTGCAGTAGGAATTAGAATGGTTCCTCAAACTATTGGatatatttgtttgcttgttttgtttttctattgttaGATTAAGTGGTTAAATATTAAGAATGCATATTTATGGGATAAATACCATGATTATCTTGGTCCTGTCTTGTAAGGTTCACAAAACATCATAATGAATGACTTGTGTTAGAGGTAGAGATCTCAGTGAGGACATCATCTGgtcctttcattttaaagatgaggctcagagaagtgactgCTGAAAGTAGCCTTGGTGTGATAAGGTGAAAATCAGATGTCAGGtggaaaaatgaaggcagaaattTGGTCGGATTTGGGAGGCAATAGGTAGATTTGAATTATAATTCTTTgatttacgtgtgtgtgtgttttcacatATCTTCCATACCTACAATTCCTTGATTTCAGGGATTTTAGTTTTAGATTAAGAATAGAGCCTAATAACCTTAACGAAGTATTTCCAAAGTGCCATATGGAATcccagatgatgatgatgatgatgaaggttTTGTTCTGTTGATCAAGAAGAGGCTGTGAAGTAaccaaagcatttttatttgaGCTTTTAGGTAAGATTGCAATCCAGGAGACACAGTGTCAACCTCAATCAAAAGTGTACTCTGAATAGTGAGCAGGGAGTGCAGGCCTATAAAGGCAAAACCCACAAGGTTACACAACTTGTTTTGAAAGAATTATGATTGGTGATGGCAGAGTTTAAACTATCTAATACACATTGGCTATGTAGCTAACAGGTGTTACATTAATTCAGTCCAAAGTaccaggtggtggtggtgggggggggttgcaAATGACAAGCTGCAGCTGACAAAAGTCAACAGTTTATGGTAGGCTGAGAATTGAAACAGGAGACTTGAAATAGACATGCATAGGCCCTAC from Neomonachus schauinslandi chromosome 6, ASM220157v2, whole genome shotgun sequence includes:
- the CCDC181 gene encoding coiled-coil domain-containing protein 181, whose product is MDENKDMDSKESGEYEEDFEKDLEWLINEKEKSGASIIEMACGNEENINQELKDNETEIEHTKQHSDPDKSSKDELSPRRNDFISVPSIQPLDPVSDSDSENSSQESKVESQRDLEEEEDEEVRRYIMEKIIQANKILQNQEPVNDKRERKLKFKDKLVDLEVPPLEDTDTHKNYFENESSMSGKLSQLCISNEFGQENVLLSLTDGNCEENKDRKILVEKDGKFELLNLQDIESQGFLPPINANSTENEPHQLSPRSSNSNVNGAKKEEPIAKIHAIAYSSTEEPLAYIPQPPPNPKTRPSSAVNSDRSKGNRKANHRTQSANISAVTSTYSLSPRQKELQTRLEQKREKLKREEEQRKIEEEKEKKKENDMVFKAWLQKKREQVLEMRRIQRAKQIEDMNSRQENRDPQQAFRLWLKKKHEEQLKERKTEELRKQEECLFFLKGTEGRERAFKQWLRRKRIEKLAEQQAARERTRQLRLEAKHSKQLQSHLYMSEAKSFRFTDHYN